Proteins from a genomic interval of Clostridium cochlearium:
- the spoIIIAF gene encoding stage III sporulation protein AF, producing the protein MFLKELRHWIINIATVVLFITAVEMLLPNNNLKKYSKFVMGLILMVTLINPLIKLVDKDFNINRYYNEFSKGINNEESKESFFQYKKKNIEMTKENFNKNLQQLVDEKLKNKFPKGKFKVDTKIQFDEKDNNFIIENIKVDFKDKRVRKIKKVQVSTKENENVSEEDELSRDIKNYLSEELGLSKDIILVNKM; encoded by the coding sequence ATGTTTCTAAAGGAGTTAAGGCATTGGATTATAAATATAGCTACAGTGGTTTTGTTCATAACAGCAGTGGAAATGCTATTGCCCAATAATAATTTAAAAAAATATTCAAAGTTTGTTATGGGACTAATTTTAATGGTAACTTTAATTAATCCTCTAATAAAATTAGTAGATAAAGATTTTAATATAAATAGATATTATAATGAATTTTCTAAAGGAATAAATAATGAAGAATCAAAGGAAAGTTTTTTTCAATATAAAAAAAAGAATATAGAAATGACTAAAGAAAATTTTAATAAAAATTTGCAGCAGCTAGTAGATGAGAAGTTGAAAAATAAGTTCCCAAAGGGAAAGTTTAAAGTGGACACGAAGATACAATTTGATGAAAAGGATAATAATTTTATTATAGAGAATATAAAAGTTGATTTTAAAGATAAAAGAGTAAGAAAGATAAAAAAAGTTCAAGTAAGTACAAAGGAAAATGAAAATGTGTCAGAAGAAGATGAACTGTCAAGGGATATAAAAAATTACTTAAGTGAAGAATTGGGACTATCAAAAGATATAATTTTAGTGAATAAAATGTGA
- the spoIIIAE gene encoding stage III sporulation protein AE produces the protein MRKWKFIILIVLLFTIIFNSNVKASIDEISDIKESKEIEELYDYISNMKSEYEILNDMNVKKYIENSMKTGEGDLSIKKIGKTLIGFLFKELATSIKLMSVIVIIAIICSLITNLEMAFSNESLSNIAYFACYSLLIVIMARSFYLGVDLARVTIERMSNFMLILVPVLVMLLFSVGGVAEAAVMDPVVIISINLASKIFAKILIPLISMVFVLQFVNNITEEYKIDKLTKLLNQIALWGQGILMTVFIGIMTIRGITSKTLDQVVAKTAKYAVDNFIPIVGKCLSDAVSTVAGYSVLLKDAISGLGLVMLIVMVSFPTIKLLINAFVYKLTAALIEPIGDKRLVNSISSAGDSLVLISSCVICVSIMFFIMISIIAAAGKMAIGG, from the coding sequence ATGAGAAAATGGAAATTTATTATTTTAATTGTACTGCTCTTTACGATAATTTTTAATTCTAATGTAAAAGCCTCTATAGATGAAATTTCAGATATTAAAGAAAGTAAAGAAATAGAGGAACTTTATGATTATATAAGCAATATGAAAAGTGAATATGAAATATTAAATGATATGAATGTTAAAAAATATATAGAGAACTCAATGAAAACAGGTGAAGGGGACCTATCTATAAAGAAAATAGGAAAAACACTTATAGGATTTTTATTTAAAGAGCTGGCAACGTCTATAAAACTTATGTCGGTTATAGTAATAATAGCTATTATATGCAGTTTAATAACCAATTTAGAAATGGCTTTTAGCAATGAGAGTCTATCTAATATTGCATATTTTGCTTGTTATTCTCTTTTAATTGTAATAATGGCAAGAAGTTTTTATTTAGGGGTTGATTTAGCTAGGGTTACCATAGAAAGAATGTCTAATTTCATGTTAATTCTGGTGCCAGTTTTAGTTATGCTTTTATTTAGTGTAGGTGGAGTAGCAGAGGCTGCTGTAATGGATCCAGTTGTTATAATATCTATAAATTTAGCATCTAAAATATTTGCTAAAATATTAATACCTTTAATTTCAATGGTATTTGTATTGCAATTTGTAAATAATATTACAGAAGAATATAAAATAGATAAACTAACTAAATTATTAAATCAAATTGCTCTATGGGGACAAGGGATATTAATGACTGTATTTATAGGAATTATGACTATAAGGGGAATAACATCTAAAACTTTAGATCAAGTAGTTGCAAAAACTGCAAAATATGCTGTAGATAATTTTATACCTATAGTAGGTAAATGCCTATCTGATGCAGTATCTACAGTTGCAGGTTATTCTGTACTTTTAAAGGATGCTATAAGTGGATTAGGATTGGTTATGTTAATAGTAATGGTTAGTTTCCCGACTATAAAACTTTTGATAAATGCATTTGTATATAAACTAACGGCAGCTTTAATAGAACCTATTGGAGATAAAAGATTAGTGAATTCTATTAGCTCTGCAGGGGATTCTCTTGTTTTGATAAGTTCCTGTGTAATATGCGTATCCATAATGTTTTTTATAATGATATCTATTATAGCAGCAGCAGGCAAGATGGCCATAGGGGGATGA
- the spoIIIAD gene encoding stage III sporulation protein AD, whose amino-acid sequence MDIVKVVAFAFGALFITLVARESKREDLAVHISICAGILIFLFMMDKITAIINFLQKLSLKANIDFVYLTTVFKILGIAYLASFCSEICKDAGQGSIAAKVEFAGKILILLLAIPILMAVLQSIFKIM is encoded by the coding sequence ATGGACATTGTAAAGGTTGTGGCTTTTGCTTTTGGAGCACTATTTATTACTTTAGTAGCTAGAGAAAGTAAAAGAGAAGATTTAGCTGTACACATAAGTATATGTGCAGGAATACTTATTTTTCTATTTATGATGGACAAGATAACTGCCATAATAAATTTTTTACAAAAATTATCTCTAAAAGCCAATATAGACTTTGTATATTTAACTACGGTATTTAAAATATTAGGTATTGCATATTTAGCATCTTTTTGTAGTGAAATATGTAAAGATGCAGGGCAAGGAAGCATTGCTGCAAAAGTAGAGTTTGCAGGAAAAATACTTATATTATTACTTGCAATACCTATACTAATGGCGGTGTTACAGTCAATTTTTAAAATAATGTAA
- the spoIIIAC gene encoding stage III sporulation protein AC has translation MLDINLIFKIGAVSILIIILDKILKTSGYDDYAVITNLAGIVIILMMVINLINKLFNAVRTMFWL, from the coding sequence ATGTTAGATATAAATCTTATTTTTAAAATAGGTGCTGTAAGTATATTGATAATTATATTAGATAAAATATTAAAAACTAGTGGATACGATGATTATGCAGTTATCACAAATCTTGCAGGTATTGTAATTATACTTATGATGGTAATAAATTTGATAAATAAATTATTTAACGCTGTAAGAACAATGTTTTGGCTTTAG
- the spoIIIAB gene encoding stage III sporulation protein SpoIIIAB encodes MYYKLLGALLTIVSSTAIGFLYSNKFKKRVHQLKNIENSVYEIKNEILYTYTPLPEIFYKTSQKSSFPINELFESISNSLKTNEVNSVYEAFIKGFQGIKEKMDLKKEDIDIILNLAKTFGESDVQGHINIISLTLEELKKQIDEGEVAMKKILKCTGT; translated from the coding sequence ATGTATTATAAATTACTAGGAGCTTTATTGACTATAGTTTCTTCTACAGCTATAGGTTTTTTGTACAGTAATAAGTTTAAAAAAAGAGTTCATCAGCTTAAAAATATAGAGAACTCTGTATATGAAATTAAAAATGAAATTCTATATACCTATACTCCATTACCAGAGATATTTTATAAGACATCACAAAAAAGTTCTTTTCCCATAAATGAATTATTTGAATCTATAAGTAATTCACTTAAAACCAATGAAGTAAATAGTGTTTATGAAGCTTTTATTAAGGGCTTTCAAGGAATTAAAGAGAAAATGGATTTAAAAAAGGAGGATATAGATATAATTTTGAACTTGGCTAAAACCTTTGGTGAGTCAGATGTACAAGGACATATAAATATAATTTCTTTAACATTAGAGGAATTAAAAAAACAAATTGATGAAGGGGAAGTAGCCATGAAAAAAATATTAAAATGTACAGGTACTTAG
- the spoIIIAA gene encoding stage III sporulation protein AA has protein sequence MIEKKEILEILPREIKNQLNAFNFKNIQEIRIRAEKPIIVKEGSNEVITNYMATLEDISSIVKRMSSYSIYAYDDEIKQGYITIKGGHRVGICGKCVLDGEKVKTIKYPASLNIRICREVEGCSNKILPYVLKSSMVENTIIISPPNCGKTTLLRDIAKNLSNGIKKLNLRGMKVCVIDERSEIASCVNGVPQLNIGLRTDVLDSCPKSQGIMMAIRSMSPEVIVCDEIGSREDIESIIKAMNSGVKLITTVHGYDVEDIYEREVFKEAIENKVFQKAIVLSGRKGVGTVEYIYSFEEKNIIYKD, from the coding sequence ATGATAGAGAAAAAAGAAATTTTAGAAATATTACCGAGAGAAATAAAAAACCAATTAAATGCATTTAACTTTAAGAATATTCAAGAAATAAGGATTAGAGCTGAAAAGCCAATAATAGTCAAAGAAGGTTCTAATGAGGTGATAACAAACTATATGGCCACATTAGAAGATATTTCTAGTATTGTTAAAAGGATGAGTAGCTATTCTATATATGCCTATGATGATGAAATTAAACAAGGATATATAACTATTAAAGGAGGGCATAGGGTAGGCATATGTGGTAAATGTGTGCTGGATGGTGAAAAAGTTAAAACTATTAAATATCCTGCATCATTAAATATAAGAATATGTAGAGAGGTAGAAGGATGTTCTAATAAAATACTACCATATGTTTTAAAAAGTTCTATGGTGGAAAATACTATAATAATTTCCCCTCCTAATTGTGGCAAGACTACACTTTTAAGGGATATTGCAAAAAATTTATCTAATGGAATAAAAAAACTTAATTTAAGAGGGATGAAGGTATGCGTAATAGATGAAAGAAGTGAAATAGCTTCTTGTGTTAATGGAGTACCTCAATTAAACATAGGACTTAGAACAGATGTATTAGATAGTTGTCCTAAAAGTCAAGGCATAATGATGGCTATAAGAAGTATGTCTCCAGAGGTAATTGTATGTGATGAAATAGGGAGTAGGGAAGATATAGAAAGTATAATAAAGGCTATGAATTCAGGGGTAAAGCTTATTACTACAGTACATGGATATGATGTTGAAGACATATATGAGAGAGAAGTTTTTAAAGAAGCAATAGAAAATAAAGTATTTCAAAAGGCTATAGTCTTAAGTGGTAGAAAAGGAGTTGGCACAGTTGAGTACATATATAGTTTTGAAGAGAAAAATATAATATATAAGGATTAA